One genomic window of Corticium candelabrum chromosome 9, ooCorCand1.1, whole genome shotgun sequence includes the following:
- the LOC134184916 gene encoding uncharacterized protein LOC134184916 — protein sequence MLEGIKCQLLLQDEMSKQTENAGANLITERLHGLEQQAAGCTAHSEIRRPLQELNNLRNNFLSPPKASQPTQSGLGNPLLNITLADHLFPTIKQPSITIIRDVPRWVPVLYEKETAQRPSKRNGKESVIIQLEDVPSHVGEIDVTVSLVTAKDTLHPYVYPTFCGRTVPSDCKENACARNVTVVLRKSEEYRIELKNVVIRGKKMDSDARQYTPEDLNQFRYKFETTIPAVDPSASADDALITATSYSRSVKFLCPSSLPTNRRRNSTSKDTLPSAKIAKSRFNQQE from the exons ATGTTGGAAGGCATTAAATGCCAATTGCTACTACAAGATGAGATGTCAAAGCAGACAGAAAACGCTGGAGCGAATTTAATAACCGAAAGGCTTCATGGATTAGAGCAGCAAGCAGCTGGTTGTACGGCTCACTCTGAAATAAGGAGACCGCTACAAGAACTAAATAATCTTCGCAACAACTTTCTTTCACCACCAAAAGCGTCACAACCAACACAGAGCGGCCTTGGAAATCCACTTTTAAACATCACTTTGGCAGACCATTTATTCCCAACTATTAAACAGCCGTCGATCACAATCATTCGTGACGTCCCAAGG TGGGTACCAGTTCTTTATGAAAAAGAAACTGCACAGAGACCTTCGAAGAGGAATGGCAAAGAGTCTGTTATCATTCAA TTGGAGGACGTTCCCTCACATGTTGGAGAAATCGACGTTACAGTGTCTCTAGTAACAGCTAAAGACACTCTACATCCGTATGTCTACCCGACGTTTTGTGGTCGTACAGTGCCCTCAGACTGTAAGGAAAACGCATGCGCCCGAAATGTTACTGTAGTTTTGCGAAAATCAGAAGAATACAGAATTGA ACTGAAGAATGTGGTAATTagaggcaagaaaatggacaGTGACGCTAGGCAGTACACTCCAGAGGATCTAAATCAGTTTCGTTATAAGTTCGAGACAACAATTCCTGCTGTAGACCCTTCCGCGTCTGCTGACGATGCCTTGATTACGGCAACTTCGTACTCTAGATCAGTTAAATTCTTATGTCCCAGCAGCTTACCAACAAATCGCCGAAGAAATAGTACGAGCAAAGACACATTACCGTCCGCAAAGATAGCGAAGTCGCGATTTAATCAGCAAGAATGA